The segment GCCCCCAAATACTTCTGCTATTGCCTGATGGCCTAGGCATACCCCAAGTACCGGGGTTTCCTTGCCGAAAGTCTCTATTACTTCCTCTGAAATCCCCGCTTCCTTGGGATAACCCGGCCCCGGAGATATAACTATATGCCGAGGAGCTAGCTTTAGTAGCTCTTCTATAGTAGTTTCATCATTTCTGATGACCTTTATGTTAGGATCGATCTCTCCTATATACTGATAAAGGTTGTATGTAAAAGAATCGTAATTGTCTATTATCACTATCATTTATTTAGCCTCCTCTGCGCTTTTTATGGTATCTACCAGCGCCTGTGCCTTGTTCATGCATTCGTAGTATTCGCTTTCTGGCACAGAGTCTGCCACTATTCCCGCTCCTGCCTGGACTATGGCTTCTCCGTCTTTAAATATTATCGTTCTTATGGTTATGCATGTATCCATATTGCCGTTGAACCCAAAATAGCCAACTCCGCCTCCGTATATGCCCCTGCGGGTTTCTTCAAGCTCTTCGATTATTTCCATCGCCCTTACTTTCGGGGCTCCTGACAAAGTACCGGCTGGAATGCATGCCTTTAGCGCGTGGAACATATCCTGCTCTTTTTTTATTTTTCCTGCCACGTTCGATACGATATGCATTACGTGAGAGTACTTTTGTACGTCCATGAACTGGGTAACTTTTACCGACCCAAACTCCGATACCTTTCCGATATCATTTCTTGCCAAGTCAAGAAGCATCAGATGCTCCGCTCTTTCCTTTTCATCAGCTAGAAGGTCCTTTGCAAGCATCCCATCTTCTTTTTCTGTCTTTCCCCTTCTCCTTGTCCCTGCTATCGGACATGTTTCGACAACTCCTTTAGCAACCTTTACCAAAAGCTCAGGTGAAGATCCAACGACGCTGTATTCTTTAAAGTTCATATAATAAAGATATGGCGAAGGATTGACGCTTCTAAGCTTCCTGTAGGCTTTGAATGGATCAAGATCAGTCTTTGCCTTGAGTCTTTGGGAAAGCACTACCTGGAATATGTCTCCCTTCCTAATGTAGTCTTTGGCTTTTATGACCTTTTGCGAGAAAGCTTCAAGTGTCTCGTTGCTTTCAAATTCCGCAACTGATCCGCTATTATTCTCATCTTGCTTAATTACAGCCAAGCGTATCTCATGCTCTATTTTGTCTATCATATTTTTTGTCACATCGTATGGAGTCTCACAGTCGAACTGATTGAACACGATAAATATCTTTTGCTTCATGTGGTCGTAAATGATGATTTCCTTCATTATCATCAGATGAACGTCGGGAACATTCATATAATCCGGATTTTCTTGTGGCAATTTCTCTATTTCCCTTATTAGGTCGTATGATACGTACCCCACTGCTCCTCCCGGAAATTCGGGAATAAAAGGCAAATCAATCTCTGGATAAGCAATCTCGCCAAAATAATTTCTAAGGGCATCCAGGCTCTTTCCTTCATAGCGAACCTTTCCTCCTTCGGTTATCACATTTGTCTCTCCATCACGCGATAAGATTTCTCCGTAGGGATTTCTTCCGATATATGAATACCTTCCCCACTTGCTTCCCCCCTCTACGCTTTCAAGCAAAAAAGACTTCTCATCCTTTTTGCAAAGCTTTTTAAATATGCTTATAGGGGTTTCCGTATCCCCTTCGATTTGCTTTACAAAAGGTATTACGTTATGTGTATCTTTTATTTTGTTGTACTCTTCAATTGATGGAAATAACATTTAAATTCCTCCTTTTTATAAACAAAAAACCCTCACTGAACAATCCAGTAAGGGCGATATTATCGCGGTGCCACCTTGATTTAGAAGATAATTATATCAAAAAACGCTTCGCCCATATTAGGACGAAGCGTATAAGCTCGTTATGCCACCTAATGATATTATTATCATCTTTCTCTACCAGGTACGGATTCAAAACATTTGATCGATACCCTGTCCTTGTAACGTAAGACCAACGGCTTCAGCTACTCTTTTCATTTCGCCTAGCTTCTCGGGGATCCATTCAGACAACGCTTCGATTCCGGGCTTTCACCATCCCCAGTTCGCTAAAATCTTTGCAGTTTGTCCTACTCTTTCCCGTCACAGAATTTATCTTTTAATAAATATACATCATTTTTGGTGGATTTGTCAATAAAATTAACCAAGTATCTTGAATTCCTCTCCGATATGGGTTACAATTAGGTTACACATTGTGATACGTTGTTTTGTATTATGGAACGTTTTGATAAGGAGTGTAAAAAATGGATTTAATAACTTTTGGCGAGAGCATGGTTCTTTTCAACCCTGATTTGACGGGACCACTGCGTTATGTGAACAATTTTAGAAAGAGCCTGGCTGGTGCAGAGTCAAATGTGGCTATAGGGCTGTCCCGCTTAGGTCATAAGGTCGGCTGGTTTTCAAAGCTTGGAAATGACGAGTTCGGAAGATACATACTTTCTGTAATCAGAGGAGAAGGCGTAGACGTCTCAAATGTTGTAACGGATATTAAAAATCCTACAGGGATACTCTTCAAGGAGCGTTTTTCCCACGTGAACCCAAACGTATACTACTATAGAAAGCATTCTGCAGCTAGCAATCTTATGCCTGAAGAATTAAATGAAGAGTATATAAAAAATGCAAAGATTCTTCATATCACAGGAATCAGCTTGGCTCTTTCAGAGAAAATGCGCAAATCCGTATTCAAGGCTATCAAAATCGCAAAGGATAACGGGGTTTTGATATCATTCGACCCGAATATCCGTCTTAAGCTTTGGCCACTCGAGGAGGCAGTCCCTGTAATTTTGGAAGTGGCAAGACTCAGCGATATCATCCTTCCCGGCGTGGATGAAGCGGAGCTTCTGATTGGACTAAAAGATCCGGAAGGAATTGCAAAAGCATTCATCGAAATGGGATGCTCTACAGTTGCCGTAAAGCTTGGCAAAGACGGGTGCTACGTCTCCAATAAGGAAGAATCCCACTTTGTTCCAGGATATAAGGTTGAAAAAGTTGAGGATACCGTAGGCGCCGGCGACGGATTCGCAGCAGGATTTTTATCTGGCGTCATCAGGGAACTTAAGCTCTTTGAATGTGCTGAATATGCAAATGGCGTCGGAGCCATGGCGACCCTTGTAAGCGGAGATATGGAAGGGCTCCCCACATGGCAGCAGCTGATGGAATTTACAGGCAAGGCTAAACATATAGACAGATAAAAGAGAAAAAGCCCGAAAGGGCTTTTTTATCTGCTCAGCAGTATATCCTTTCTCTTCTTAGACAATTCTACAAGTTCATCTGTAAAACCATTGATGGAAAACAGAATAAAATGCTCTTTTCTATGATTTTTGTTCCACTCGACTGCTTTTGCTTTCTCTTCAAGGCTTAGAAGAACATTAATCCCCACTTTTCCTTCCCAGTATTTGCACTCACCAAATATTATGTCATCTCCGTCTTTTTCAAAGGCAACTATGTCTATTTCTTCGTTATTGTTCCACCATCTGCCGACTTTATCAAAAGCGAAGCCCCATCCGCTCTCTTTATTAAGCTTCCACATCGTTTCGATGCAGATATCTTCGTAAATGGAGCTAATATGTCCATCTCTTAAGTTTTTCTTTATCTTATTCATGGCTAGTTCTGAATTTCCAGACTCTATAAAGCTTAGATTCGGATATATAAACTTAAACCAGAAAAGAATAAAATTGTCCTTTATTTTGTATAGGCCCTTTTTGCTTTTTTCAGGATTATCTTCTGTTATCGGCACTTCTCTTTTCAATATATCAAGGTCTATCAAAGTTTTTAAATACTTCGTCAGTCCGGTCTGTTTTAATCCAAGGTTTGCCGCTATCCTCGATAGCTTTTGATTTCCTGCAGCGATTGCCTTGATTACCGAAAAGTAGCTCCCTACCTCTGTCACCTCACGCTGCAATAAAA is part of the Alkalibacter saccharofermentans DSM 14828 genome and harbors:
- the trpE gene encoding anthranilate synthase component I, whose translation is MLFPSIEEYNKIKDTHNVIPFVKQIEGDTETPISIFKKLCKKDEKSFLLESVEGGSKWGRYSYIGRNPYGEILSRDGETNVITEGGKVRYEGKSLDALRNYFGEIAYPEIDLPFIPEFPGGAVGYVSYDLIREIEKLPQENPDYMNVPDVHLMIMKEIIIYDHMKQKIFIVFNQFDCETPYDVTKNMIDKIEHEIRLAVIKQDENNSGSVAEFESNETLEAFSQKVIKAKDYIRKGDIFQVVLSQRLKAKTDLDPFKAYRKLRSVNPSPYLYYMNFKEYSVVGSSPELLVKVAKGVVETCPIAGTRRRGKTEKEDGMLAKDLLADEKERAEHLMLLDLARNDIGKVSEFGSVKVTQFMDVQKYSHVMHIVSNVAGKIKKEQDMFHALKACIPAGTLSGAPKVRAMEIIEELEETRRGIYGGGVGYFGFNGNMDTCITIRTIIFKDGEAIVQAGAGIVADSVPESEYYECMNKAQALVDTIKSAEEAK
- a CDS encoding sugar kinase — its product is MDLITFGESMVLFNPDLTGPLRYVNNFRKSLAGAESNVAIGLSRLGHKVGWFSKLGNDEFGRYILSVIRGEGVDVSNVVTDIKNPTGILFKERFSHVNPNVYYYRKHSAASNLMPEELNEEYIKNAKILHITGISLALSEKMRKSVFKAIKIAKDNGVLISFDPNIRLKLWPLEEAVPVILEVARLSDIILPGVDEAELLIGLKDPEGIAKAFIEMGCSTVAVKLGKDGCYVSNKEESHFVPGYKVEKVEDTVGAGDGFAAGFLSGVIRELKLFECAEYANGVGAMATLVSGDMEGLPTWQQLMEFTGKAKHIDR